From a single Hippoglossus stenolepis isolate QCI-W04-F060 chromosome 2, HSTE1.2, whole genome shotgun sequence genomic region:
- the tmem109 gene encoding transmembrane protein 109 — MSSQSNPTCFSGLCVCVLAVLSVAVSGEKVLESRSGMIQELRAALADLAGEGRTYLGRLAGEQTVLSVQKAFSQVLSVVAGSLASGLNVLLQYVSHFLQASGIQVVFPVNKVTPEGLIFFAQWLLVALISYWLVSLALNLVASTLRRALWLLKLGVALACFGLILRDHSVGTETMAIRLAVLVCVCVLLGVGTSKGPDASDKTVHLEEQVKILETRLREMEKWTKLD; from the exons ATGTCCTCTCAGTCAAACCCGACATGTTTCAgcgggctgtgtgtgtgtgtgctcgccGTCCTGTCCGTGGCCGTTTCAGGGGAGAAAGTTTTGGAGAGTCGCTCCGGGATGATCCAGGAGCTCCGGGCAGCCCTGGCTGACCTGGCCGGCGAGGGAAGGACCTACCTCGGCAGACTGGCCGGGGAGCAGACGGTGCTGTCGGTACAGAAG GCTTTCTCTCAGGTTCTGAGTGTTGTTGCAGGGAGTTTGGCCAGTGGTCTTAACGTGCTCCTACAGTATGTCTCACATTTCCTGCAGGCATCTGGAATTCAAG TCGTCTTCCCTGTCAACAAAGTGACTCCAGAGGGGCTGATCTTTTTTGCTCAGTGGCTTCTCGTGGCTCTCATTAGCTACTGGCTGGTCTCCCTTGCTCTCAATTTAGTTGCCTCCACTCTGAGGCGGGCCCTTTGGCTACTGAAACTGGGTGTGGCCTTGGCCTGTTTTGGACTCATCCTGAGAGACCACAGCGTGGGCACAGAAACCATGGCCATCCGATTGGCTGTCCTTGTGTGCGTCTGCGTCCTATTGGGCGTCGGGACCTCGAAGGGCCCTGATGCGTCTGATAAAACTGTTCacctggaggagcaggtgaagaTCCTGGAGACGCGACTGCGAGAGATGGAGAAGTGGACAAAGTTGGACTGA